From a single Brassica napus cultivar Da-Ae chromosome C9, Da-Ae, whole genome shotgun sequence genomic region:
- the LOC106430919 gene encoding phosphoinositide phospholipase C 1-like: MKESFKVCFCCVRSFKVKTSEPPQEIKKLFDDYSGDGRMSTDEMLRFVIEVQGEKHADTNYVKDIFHRLKHHGVFHPRGIHVEGFYRYLLSDFNSPLHLSGEVWQDMSQPLSHYFLYTGHNSYLTGNQLNSRSSTEPIVKALRSGVRVIELDLWPNSSGTEAEVRHGGTLTSTEDLQKCLNAVKENAFVVSEYPVVLTLEDHLPPDLQKKVAKMVSKTFGETLFRCTTDEHTECFPSPEALKNKILISTKPPKEYLQTQVSLGSTTDESVKAKKVKEAEELIQDEDEETVAIEYRDLISIHAGNRKGGMKNCLNGDPNRVIRLSMSEQWLETLAKTRGPDLVKFTQRNILRIFPKTTRIDSSNYDPLVGWIHGAQMVAFNMQSHGRFLWMMQGMFKANGGCGYVKKPDVLLSNGPGGETFDPSSKNLQIKTVLKIKIYNGEGWNMDFSQDHFDRYSPPDFYARVGIAGIPLDTTSHKTETDTDEWFPVWDKEFEFPLRVPELALLCIIVKDYDSNTQNDFAGQICLPLSEIRPGIRAVRLHDRAGEVYKHARLLVRFVLEPR; the protein is encoded by the exons atgaaggAATCATTCAAAGTGTGTTTCTGTTGTGTAAGAAGCTTCAAAGTGAAAACAAGTGAGCCACCTCAAGAAATCAAGAAACTCTTTGATGATTACTCCGGAGACGGCAGGATGTCTACAGATGAGATGCTCAGGTTCGTGATCGAAGTTCAAGGAGAAAAACACGCAGATACGAACTACGTGAAGGATATATTCCACAGGCTCAAACATCACGGCGTTTTTCACCCTCGTGGGATTCATGTTGAAGGGTTCTACCGTTATCTCCTCAGCGATTTCAACTCTCCTTTGCATCTTTCCGGCGAG GTTTGGCAAGATATGAGTCAGCCTTTATCGCATTACTTCTTGTACACGGGACATAACTCTTACTTGACCGGGAATCAACTCAACAGTAGAAGCAGCACCGAGCCTATTGTGAAAGCTCTTAGAAGTGGTGTTCGTGTCATCGAGCTTGATCTATGGCCTAACTCTTCGGGAACCGAAGCTGAAGTTCGTCATGGCGG GACGTTAACAAGTACTGAAGATCTCCAGAAATGTCTTAACGCGGTAAAGGAGAACGCGTTTGTGGTGTCTGAGTATCCTGTTGTGCTTACTTTAGAAGATCATCTGCCTCCAGATCTTCAGAAGAAAGTCGCTAAG ATGGTGAGCAAGACTTTTGGAGAAACATTGTTTCGATGTACCACCGATGAACATACAGAGTGTTTTCCTTCACCAGAAGCACTCAAGAACAAGATCTTGATCTCAACAAAGCCACCAAAAGAGTATCTTCAGACACAGGTCTCTCTAGGCTCAACAACAGATGAATCCGTAAAAGCTAAA AAAGTGAAAGAAGCAGAAGAACTGATTCAAGATGAAGATGAGGAGACTGTAGCCATCGAATACAGAGACCTGATCTCGATCCACGCTGGGAACCGCAAAGGAGGAATGAAGAACTGCTTGAATGGGGATCCTAACCGAGTCATACGGTTAAGCATGAGCGAGCAGTGGCTAGAAACTCTGGCTAAGACCCGTGGACCAGACTTAGTAAAGTTCACGCAGAGGAATATTCTGAGGATATTCCCCAAGACTACACGTATTGACTCATCAAACTATGATCCTCTCGTTGGATGGATTCATGGTGCTCAAATGGTTGCCTTCAATATGCAA AGTCATGGGAGGTTCTTGTGGATGATGCAAGGAATGTTTAAAGCCAATGGTGGATGTGGTTATGTGAAAAAGCCTGATGTTTTGCTCTCCAATGGTCCTGGAGGTGAAACTTTTGACCCTTCCAGTAAAAATCTTCAGATCAAGACAGTTCTCAAG ATAAAGATCTACAACGGAGAAGGATGGAATATGGATTTTTCTCAAGATCATTTTGATCGATACTCTCCTCCCGATTTCTACGCAAGG GTCGGAATCGCAGGAATACCTTTAGACACAACAAGTCACAAAACAGAAACGGATACAGACGAGTGGTTTCCGGTTTGGGATAAAGAGTTCGAGTTCCCATTGCGTGTTCCCGAGTTAGCGCTTCTGTGTATCATAGTGAAAGACTATGATAGTAACACTCAAAACGATTTCGCCGGCCAGATATGTCTTCCGTTGTCGGAGATCAGACCCGGGATTCGTGCCGTACGGCTCCACGATCGTGCCGGAGAGGTGTACAAGCACGCAAGACTGCTCGTGCGGTTTGTCTTGGAGCCTCGTTAG